In Vibrio sp. FE10, the following are encoded in one genomic region:
- a CDS encoding D-2-hydroxyacid dehydrogenase produces the protein MNNFTNKLYILTEHDDTYTQLIVNRDLPDLEITTNPELAEIVLASPPLIAERLDEFKHLDWVQSIYAGINKLTQPTLRQDYTLTNVKGIFGPAIAEYVLGYTISHFRHFTHYHQQQQQRNWQPQLYTSLTDKTMVILGTGSIGSHLAKTASAFGIHTIGVNRTGIPSKQETFKDTFHINELEAALKQADIVVNTLPSTDETYQLLNQTTLSYCSNALLFNVGRGESIDNKALLLAIKNKWVEHAFLDVFECEPLTQEHPFWKLPQVTITPHIAALSEPRQVVEIFASNYQQWRDGFTLNHIIDFDKGY, from the coding sequence ATGAACAATTTTACGAATAAGCTCTATATTCTTACCGAGCATGACGATACTTACACGCAACTGATTGTAAACCGAGATTTACCTGACCTAGAAATCACCACAAACCCCGAGTTAGCGGAGATCGTCTTGGCCTCTCCTCCCCTCATAGCAGAGCGTCTTGATGAGTTTAAGCATCTAGATTGGGTGCAAAGTATCTATGCAGGGATCAACAAATTAACCCAGCCGACTTTGCGTCAGGACTACACACTGACCAACGTCAAAGGCATCTTCGGCCCTGCCATTGCCGAATACGTATTGGGTTACACAATCAGCCACTTTAGACACTTCACTCATTACCACCAGCAGCAACAACAGCGAAACTGGCAGCCGCAGCTTTATACCAGCCTAACCGACAAAACCATGGTAATTTTGGGAACAGGGTCAATTGGCAGCCATTTAGCGAAAACCGCTTCTGCGTTTGGTATCCATACCATTGGAGTCAACCGAACAGGTATCCCATCAAAACAAGAAACCTTTAAAGACACCTTCCACATTAATGAATTAGAAGCGGCGCTCAAACAAGCGGATATTGTAGTGAACACACTGCCATCAACGGATGAGACCTACCAACTGCTGAATCAAACCACCTTAAGCTACTGCTCTAACGCATTGCTGTTTAATGTGGGCCGTGGGGAAAGCATAGACAATAAAGCGTTACTGCTTGCGATTAAGAATAAATGGGTTGAACACGCTTTCTTGGATGTCTTTGAATGCGAGCCTCTTACGCAAGAACACCCGTTTTGGAAATTACCGCAAGTCACCATCACCCCTCACATTGCGGCTCTAAGTGAGCCGAGACAGGTCGTGGAGATCTTCGCCAGTAATTACCAACAATGGCGAGATGGCTTTACACTTAATCACATCATTGATTTTGATAAAGGCTACTGA
- a CDS encoding uracil-DNA glycosylase family protein, with protein MFSSLLTEIRQCTACEPHLSHGANPVIQAHPNARLLIIGQAPGIKVHESSIPWNDASGERLREWLGMDSDTFYDEQKVAIVPMGFCYPGKGKSGDLPPRKECAALWHQKVLQSLPNIQMTLLIGQYAQNYYLKDKATSTLTETVRNWQAWAPEILPLPHPSPRNNIWLKKNPWFESEVIPYIRKHVSKHLAYHDPNT; from the coding sequence ATGTTCTCATCCCTGCTCACCGAGATACGACAATGCACCGCTTGTGAACCCCATTTATCACACGGTGCAAACCCAGTGATTCAGGCACACCCAAACGCGCGCTTGTTAATCATAGGGCAAGCACCCGGTATCAAGGTTCATGAATCATCTATCCCTTGGAATGATGCCAGTGGCGAGCGATTAAGAGAATGGTTAGGGATGGATAGCGATACGTTTTATGACGAGCAAAAAGTCGCGATTGTCCCAATGGGTTTTTGCTATCCAGGAAAGGGCAAAAGTGGCGATCTACCGCCACGAAAAGAGTGCGCCGCGCTATGGCACCAAAAAGTGCTGCAATCATTGCCCAACATTCAAATGACCTTGCTGATTGGTCAGTATGCGCAAAACTATTATCTAAAAGATAAAGCCACCAGCACACTCACTGAAACAGTGCGTAACTGGCAGGCTTGGGCTCCAGAAATTTTGCCACTTCCCCACCCTTCACCACGTAATAACATCTGGCTCAAAAAGAACCCATGGTTCGAAAGTGAAGTCATTCCCTATATCAGGAAGCACGTATCAAAGCATTTGGCCTACCATGATCCAAATACCTAA
- the nudC gene encoding NAD(+) diphosphatase has translation MIKKSDTKMTEQAYWCVVSGSDIWVNNDQFPYGSAEELGLSVEHAICIGQHQGRQVYWLNDCDVESELTMVNLRELLHWSESNFLMASKAIQYGHMTQSMRFCPQCGGRNHLNHNQVAMQCGDCRTLHYPRIFPCIIVAVRNDNTILLAQHPRHKTGMYTVIAGFLEVGETLEQCVAREVKEETGIDVSNIRYFGSQPWAFPSSMMMAFLADYAGGMLKPDYSELSDAQWFDVTSLPDVAPVGTIARQLIDKTVDDVMKDEMTEQALEH, from the coding sequence ATGATAAAAAAAAGTGATACAAAAATGACAGAGCAAGCTTACTGGTGCGTCGTTTCTGGTAGTGATATTTGGGTTAATAATGATCAGTTTCCTTATGGCTCGGCTGAAGAGCTAGGGCTGAGTGTTGAACACGCTATCTGTATTGGTCAGCATCAAGGTCGTCAGGTCTATTGGCTCAACGACTGCGATGTCGAGAGTGAACTGACCATGGTCAACTTACGTGAGTTATTGCACTGGTCTGAATCGAATTTTCTTATGGCAAGTAAGGCTATCCAGTACGGCCACATGACTCAAAGTATGCGTTTTTGTCCACAGTGCGGCGGTCGCAATCACCTGAATCATAATCAGGTTGCGATGCAGTGTGGCGACTGTCGAACTCTTCATTACCCTCGTATCTTCCCATGCATCATTGTCGCTGTGCGAAACGACAACACGATATTGCTTGCGCAGCACCCAAGACATAAAACAGGCATGTATACCGTGATAGCGGGCTTCCTAGAGGTTGGAGAAACCTTAGAGCAGTGTGTGGCGCGAGAAGTCAAAGAAGAAACGGGTATCGATGTGAGTAATATTCGTTACTTTGGTAGTCAGCCATGGGCGTTTCCATCGAGTATGATGATGGCCTTTCTCGCTGACTATGCTGGTGGAATGCTCAAACCAGATTACAGTGAACTGTCGGATGCCCAATGGTTTGATGTAACAAGCCTGCCGGATGTCGCTCCAGTTGGCACCATTGCGAGACAATTGATTGATAAAACAGTCGATGATGTGATGAAAGATGAAATGACGGAGCAGGCGCTCGAGCACTAA
- the hemE gene encoding uroporphyrinogen decarboxylase, whose product MTELKNDRYLRALLKQPVDCTPVWMMRQAGRYLPEYKATRAEAGDFMSLCKNAELASEVTLQPLRRFPLDAAILFSDILTIPDAMGLGLYFETGEGPKFERPITCKADVEKIGLPDPEGELQYVMNAVRQIRKDLKGEVPLIGFSGSPWTLATYMVEGSSSKAFTKIKKMMYAEPQTLHLLLDKLADTVIEYLNAQIKAGAQSVMVFDTWGGVLTPRDYNLFSLQYMHKIVDGLIRENEGRRVPVTLFTKNGGMWLESIAATGCDAVGLDWTINIADAKARIGDKVALQGNMDPSVLYAQPERIREEVGTILEGFGDGGTGHVFNLGHGIHLDVPPENAGVFVDAVHDLSKPYHK is encoded by the coding sequence ATGACCGAATTAAAAAATGATCGCTATTTACGCGCACTTTTAAAGCAGCCTGTTGATTGCACTCCAGTATGGATGATGCGCCAAGCGGGTCGCTATCTTCCTGAATACAAAGCAACGCGTGCAGAAGCAGGCGATTTCATGTCTTTGTGCAAGAACGCGGAACTAGCATCAGAAGTAACACTTCAACCTTTGCGTCGTTTCCCTCTTGATGCGGCAATCTTGTTCTCTGACATCCTAACTATCCCAGATGCGATGGGTTTAGGTTTGTACTTCGAAACAGGTGAAGGCCCTAAATTTGAGCGTCCGATTACTTGTAAAGCTGACGTAGAGAAGATTGGCCTACCTGATCCAGAAGGCGAGCTTCAATACGTAATGAATGCCGTTCGTCAGATCCGTAAAGATCTGAAAGGCGAAGTGCCACTGATTGGTTTCTCTGGTAGCCCTTGGACACTGGCAACTTACATGGTTGAAGGCAGCAGCTCGAAGGCGTTTACTAAGATCAAGAAGATGATGTATGCAGAACCACAAACACTGCACTTACTTCTAGATAAGCTTGCTGACACTGTTATTGAATATCTGAACGCGCAAATTAAAGCGGGTGCACAATCTGTAATGGTATTCGACACATGGGGTGGTGTACTTACTCCGCGTGACTACAACCTGTTCTCACTGCAGTACATGCACAAAATTGTCGATGGCCTAATCCGTGAAAACGAAGGTCGCCGTGTGCCGGTTACTCTGTTCACTAAGAACGGTGGCATGTGGCTAGAATCTATCGCAGCGACTGGCTGTGATGCAGTTGGCCTAGACTGGACAATCAATATTGCTGATGCAAAAGCACGTATTGGCGATAAAGTGGCTCTACAAGGCAACATGGATCCATCAGTACTTTACGCACAACCTGAGCGTATTCGTGAAGAAGTCGGCACTATCCTTGAAGGTTTCGGTGACGGCGGTACTGGCCACGTATTTAACCTTGGCCATGGTATTCACCTAGATGTGCCACCAGAAAATGCTGGTGTATTTGTGGACGCAGTTCACGACCTATCTAAGCCATACCATAAGTAA
- a CDS encoding DUF1481 domain-containing protein → MKKAFLLVSLLSTFLIGCSSTSPGKNLEQFETYTGGQVMGDATSFFWVTNKLTQPHTSADYVTMGDYGWYKTDYAWSDGVLREFIREGELRDDSQALAPYRVHVRFNQSGEAVYQQYRIGSKILPLQSEQLENYQKQALSVLDITEKQNDEGLELLQGYWNGEIFETCSGDQFEYFEFNKTLPRIVVNRLASVESYGALVGKVSLRKVSVAELLVLADENHQCIQRPSLLSE, encoded by the coding sequence ATGAAAAAAGCATTTCTTCTCGTTTCACTGTTATCTACATTTCTTATCGGCTGTTCTTCAACAAGCCCCGGCAAAAACCTAGAGCAATTTGAAACCTATACCGGCGGCCAAGTCATGGGCGACGCGACAAGTTTCTTCTGGGTCACCAACAAGCTAACACAACCACACACTTCTGCTGACTACGTCACAATGGGCGACTATGGCTGGTACAAAACCGACTATGCTTGGTCTGATGGTGTACTGCGTGAATTTATTCGTGAAGGCGAGCTACGTGACGATTCACAAGCGTTAGCACCTTATCGTGTTCATGTACGCTTTAATCAGTCTGGCGAGGCCGTGTATCAACAATACCGTATCGGTAGCAAAATCTTGCCACTTCAATCAGAGCAGCTGGAAAACTATCAAAAGCAGGCGCTTTCGGTTCTCGATATCACAGAGAAGCAAAATGATGAAGGATTGGAACTTCTTCAGGGTTATTGGAACGGTGAGATATTTGAGACGTGTTCAGGCGATCAATTCGAGTACTTTGAGTTTAACAAGACCTTACCAAGAATCGTTGTCAATCGTCTTGCTTCAGTAGAGAGTTATGGTGCTCTTGTTGGCAAGGTATCGCTACGTAAGGTGTCGGTCGCGGAGTTGTTGGTATTAGCCGATGAAAACCATCAATGCATTCAAAGGCCATCACTCCTCAGTGAGTAA
- the rsd gene encoding sigma D regulator, translating into MVMLNKFKQIQEQWGGSNEVIDHWLETRQSLIVEYCKLAALQPSSSKATAITELPSPEALQKFSQHLVDYISEGHFKIYDMVMDKWQSTGFKATDEINQSYGHIVLTTEPLLNFTDKYAAIEANDALESFDSDLSLIGEIIEARFEVEDQLIQQIADSLAVPPGA; encoded by the coding sequence ATGGTCATGCTAAATAAATTCAAACAAATACAAGAACAATGGGGTGGCTCTAATGAGGTCATCGATCATTGGCTCGAAACTCGACAGTCTCTAATCGTTGAGTATTGTAAGCTTGCCGCTCTACAGCCTTCATCGTCGAAAGCAACGGCAATCACCGAACTACCTTCTCCAGAAGCGCTCCAAAAATTCAGCCAACATCTTGTTGATTACATCTCCGAAGGTCATTTCAAAATCTATGACATGGTGATGGACAAGTGGCAGTCTACTGGCTTCAAAGCAACAGACGAAATTAACCAATCTTATGGTCATATCGTCCTTACCACAGAACCACTGCTTAACTTTACCGATAAGTACGCCGCCATCGAAGCCAACGACGCATTAGAAAGCTTTGACAGTGATTTATCTTTGATTGGTGAGATTATTGAGGCGAGGTTTGAGGTTGAAGATCAACTGATACAGCAAATTGCCGATAGCCTAGCGGTTCCGCCAGGAGCATAG
- the hupA gene encoding nucleoid-associated protein HU-alpha — protein MNKTQLIDFIAEKADLSKAQAKAALEATLGGVTETLKDGDQVQLIGFGTFKVNHRAARTGRNPKTGDEIQIAAANVPAFVAGKALKDSVK, from the coding sequence ATGAACAAGACTCAATTAATCGACTTTATTGCTGAAAAAGCGGACCTTTCGAAAGCACAAGCTAAAGCGGCTCTAGAAGCAACTCTTGGCGGCGTGACTGAGACTCTTAAAGATGGCGATCAAGTTCAGCTAATTGGTTTTGGTACTTTTAAAGTAAACCACCGTGCAGCTCGCACTGGTCGTAACCCAAAAACTGGTGATGAGATCCAAATCGCTGCTGCAAATGTTCCAGCATTTGTTGCAGGTAAAGCGCTGAAAGATTCAGTGAAATAA
- a CDS encoding CNNM domain-containing protein yields the protein MLLLTIYVSIAIGVSFICSVLEAVLLSISPSYIAQLKQNGHPAAASLDKLKTDIDRPLASILTLNTIAHTIGAATAGAQAAVVFGSQWLGVFSAVLTLGILVLSEIVPKTIGATYWRQLAPASSTVLRWMVFFLTPFVWFSEQITKRLARGHQAPKMRDELSAMAILAKESGEFAEGESKILSNLLGIQDVPVTQVMTPRPVVFRVDAEMSVNVFLEKHKDTPFSRPLVYSEQSDNIIGFVHRLELFRLQQAGCGEKALGEVMRPIHVLLNNMGLAKAFDQMMANRLQLSLVVDEYGTIQGIITLEDIFEHLVGEEIVDEADKTTDMQELAFQRWEKWKETHGVIENRDEEDELEKETPAGNEASDSKSTDDDASKDNASKDKAQN from the coding sequence ATGCTGCTGCTAACTATTTACGTCTCCATTGCTATTGGAGTTTCTTTCATTTGTTCTGTTTTGGAAGCTGTACTTTTGAGTATTAGTCCGAGCTACATTGCTCAACTAAAACAAAATGGGCACCCTGCAGCCGCGTCTTTAGACAAACTGAAAACAGATATTGATCGCCCGCTCGCGTCAATTTTAACGCTCAACACCATCGCACATACTATTGGTGCGGCAACCGCAGGTGCACAAGCTGCTGTTGTTTTTGGTAGCCAATGGCTAGGTGTATTCTCTGCCGTGCTCACACTGGGCATTCTGGTGTTGTCTGAGATTGTTCCAAAAACGATTGGTGCGACCTACTGGCGTCAACTTGCTCCAGCATCGTCAACGGTACTGCGTTGGATGGTGTTCTTCCTAACTCCATTTGTTTGGTTCTCAGAGCAAATTACTAAACGTCTAGCTCGTGGTCACCAAGCACCTAAGATGCGTGACGAACTATCAGCGATGGCTATTTTGGCCAAAGAGAGTGGCGAGTTCGCGGAAGGCGAATCAAAAATCCTAAGCAACTTATTAGGCATTCAAGACGTGCCGGTTACCCAAGTCATGACACCGCGCCCGGTTGTATTCCGTGTAGATGCAGAGATGAGCGTCAATGTGTTCCTTGAGAAACACAAAGACACGCCGTTCTCACGTCCATTGGTCTACAGCGAGCAAAGTGACAATATCATTGGTTTTGTTCACCGTCTGGAGCTGTTTAGATTGCAACAAGCGGGTTGCGGCGAAAAAGCGTTAGGCGAAGTCATGCGCCCTATCCACGTATTATTAAACAACATGGGCCTAGCTAAAGCCTTTGACCAAATGATGGCCAATCGCCTGCAATTATCTTTGGTTGTTGATGAATACGGCACAATTCAGGGCATCATCACCCTAGAAGATATTTTTGAGCATTTAGTTGGCGAAGAGATCGTTGATGAAGCGGACAAGACCACAGACATGCAAGAACTGGCGTTTCAGCGTTGGGAAAAATGGAAAGAGACACACGGTGTTATCGAAAACCGCGATGAAGAGGACGAGCTAGAGAAAGAAACTCCAGCAGGCAACGAAGCCTCAGATTCAAAATCAACGGATGACGACGCATCAAAAGATAATGCATCCAAAGACAAAGCTCAGAACTAA
- a CDS encoding YjaG family protein, translated as MLQNPLQVRLEKLEPWQQITFMACLCERMYPNYAMFCENTEFAEARIYRDVLDSIWEILTVKTAKVNFERQLEKVEELFPSGDDFDFYGVYPAMDACQGLATLIHGLLDREHMLESVIKVSQQSVKTVAELEFAQGAEEVTNENQKENEAVCEEWDVQWAIFRPLRETTERDLELIKDLRHELREDPVSNIGVAL; from the coding sequence ATGCTTCAGAATCCATTGCAGGTTCGTCTTGAAAAGTTAGAACCTTGGCAACAAATTACCTTTATGGCGTGTCTATGTGAGCGTATGTATCCTAACTATGCCATGTTTTGTGAGAATACAGAATTTGCGGAAGCTCGAATCTATCGTGATGTTTTGGATAGCATTTGGGAAATCCTAACGGTTAAAACGGCAAAGGTGAACTTTGAGCGTCAACTTGAGAAAGTAGAAGAGCTATTCCCTAGCGGTGATGATTTTGATTTTTATGGTGTTTATCCAGCAATGGACGCATGCCAAGGCTTAGCAACGTTAATACACGGCCTGCTTGATCGTGAGCACATGCTTGAATCGGTAATTAAAGTGAGCCAACAGTCGGTTAAGACGGTTGCAGAGCTTGAATTTGCTCAAGGTGCTGAAGAAGTCACGAATGAAAACCAGAAAGAAAATGAAGCGGTGTGTGAAGAGTGGGACGTTCAATGGGCGATCTTCCGACCACTTCGTGAAACGACAGAGCGCGACCTTGAACTGATTAAAGATCTACGTCATGAACTGCGTGAAGACCCAGTGAGCAACATTGGTGTTGCGTTATAA